The Pseudomonas parafulva genome window below encodes:
- the rapA gene encoding RNA polymerase-associated protein RapA, translating into MAQQYQPGQRWISDSEAELGLGTILAQDGRLLTVLYPATGDTRQYALRNAPLTRVRFSPGDQITHFDGWKLTVQEVDDVDGLLVYHGLDGQNQPRTLPETQLSNFIQFRLASDRLFAGQIDPLSWFSLRYNTLQHNSKQLLSPLWGLGGCRAQPIAHQLHIAREVADRIAPRVLLADEVGLGKTIEAGLVIHRQLLSGRASRVLILVPENLQHQWLVEMRRRFNLQVALFDAERFIESDASNPFEDAQLALVALEWLVDDEKAQDALFAAGWDLMVVDEAHHLVWHEEQASAEYALVEQLAEVIPGVLLLTATPEQLGQDSHFARLRLLDPNRFHDLAAFRAESEHYRPVAEAVQELLDEGRLSPKAHATIHNFLGAEGEALLAAVADGDTQASARLIRELLDRHGTGRVLFRNTRAAIQGFPERQLHPYPLANPAQYSELPAGERAELYPEVAFQAQGEGGEDERWWRFDPRVDWLIDTLKMLKRTKVLVICAHAETAMDLEDALRVRSGIPATVFHEGMSILERDRAAAYFADEEFGAQVLICSEIGSEGRNFQFAHHLVMFDLPAHPDLLEQRIGRLDRIGQLHTIQLHIPYLQDSPQERLFQWYQEGLNAFLNTCPTGNALQHQFGPRLLTLLAANDSSAWNALVAEARAERERLEAELHTGRDRLLELNSGGAGEGEALVEAILEQDDQFALPIYMETLFDAFGIDSEDHSENALVLKPSEKMLDASFPLGDDEGVTITYDRGQALSREDMQFLTWEHPMVQGGMDLVLSGSMGNTAVALIKNKALKPGTVLLELLYVSEVVAPRSLQLGRYLPSAALRCLLDANGNDLAARVAFETLNDQLESVPRASANKFIQAQREVLAKRIAAGEAKVLPVHDERVAEAQRRLSAEADEELARLTALKAVNPSVRDSEIDALRLQREQGLAMLDKAALRLEAIRVLVAG; encoded by the coding sequence ATGGCGCAGCAGTATCAACCGGGGCAACGCTGGATCAGCGACAGCGAAGCGGAGCTCGGCCTGGGAACCATCCTGGCGCAGGATGGCCGCCTGCTGACCGTGCTTTATCCGGCCACGGGCGATACCCGTCAGTACGCCCTGCGCAACGCACCGTTGACCCGCGTGCGCTTCTCGCCAGGTGACCAGATCACCCATTTCGACGGCTGGAAGCTCACCGTGCAAGAGGTCGATGATGTCGATGGCCTGCTGGTTTATCACGGTCTGGACGGGCAGAACCAGCCTCGTACCTTGCCGGAAACGCAACTGTCGAACTTCATTCAGTTCCGTCTGGCCAGCGACCGCTTGTTCGCCGGCCAGATCGACCCGCTGTCGTGGTTCTCGCTGCGTTACAACACCCTGCAGCACAACAGCAAGCAGTTGCTCTCCCCGCTCTGGGGCCTGGGCGGCTGCCGCGCCCAGCCGATCGCCCACCAATTGCATATCGCCCGCGAAGTGGCCGACCGTATCGCACCGCGTGTGTTGCTGGCCGACGAAGTCGGCCTGGGCAAGACCATCGAAGCCGGCCTGGTGATCCATCGCCAACTGCTGTCCGGCCGAGCCAGCCGCGTGCTGATCCTGGTGCCGGAGAACCTGCAGCACCAGTGGCTGGTGGAAATGCGCCGACGCTTCAACTTGCAGGTGGCGCTGTTCGACGCCGAGCGTTTCATCGAAAGCGATGCCAGCAACCCGTTCGAAGACGCCCAGCTTGCGCTGGTGGCACTGGAGTGGCTGGTCGACGACGAGAAGGCTCAGGATGCGCTGTTCGCGGCGGGCTGGGACCTGATGGTGGTCGACGAAGCCCACCACCTGGTGTGGCATGAGGAGCAGGCCAGCGCCGAGTATGCGCTGGTCGAGCAACTGGCCGAAGTCATTCCCGGCGTTTTGCTGCTCACCGCCACTCCCGAGCAACTGGGTCAGGACAGTCACTTCGCGCGTCTGCGCCTGCTCGATCCCAACCGCTTCCACGACTTGGCCGCGTTCCGCGCCGAGAGCGAACATTATCGTCCGGTGGCCGAGGCGGTTCAGGAACTGCTCGACGAAGGCCGCCTGTCGCCCAAGGCCCATGCCACCATCCACAATTTCCTCGGTGCCGAAGGCGAAGCTCTGCTGGCAGCCGTGGCCGATGGCGACACCCAGGCCAGCGCGCGGCTGATCCGCGAACTGCTCGACCGTCACGGCACCGGTCGCGTGTTGTTCCGCAACACCCGCGCGGCGATCCAAGGCTTCCCCGAGCGTCAACTGCACCCCTACCCGCTGGCCAATCCCGCACAGTACAGCGAGCTGCCGGCCGGCGAGCGCGCCGAGCTGTACCCGGAAGTGGCGTTCCAGGCCCAGGGCGAGGGGGGTGAGGACGAGCGCTGGTGGCGTTTCGATCCGCGAGTCGACTGGTTGATCGACACCCTGAAAATGCTCAAGCGCACCAAGGTGCTGGTGATCTGCGCCCATGCCGAAACCGCCATGGACCTGGAAGACGCCCTGCGCGTGCGCTCCGGTATTCCGGCCACGGTGTTCCACGAAGGCATGAGCATTCTCGAGCGCGACCGCGCAGCGGCCTATTTCGCCGACGAGGAATTCGGTGCCCAAGTGTTGATCTGCTCGGAAATCGGCAGTGAGGGCCGCAACTTCCAGTTCGCTCACCACCTGGTGATGTTCGACCTGCCAGCCCACCCGGACCTGCTCGAACAACGCATCGGTCGCCTGGACCGGATCGGTCAACTGCACACCATTCAATTGCACATTCCGTACCTACAGGACAGTCCTCAGGAACGCCTGTTCCAGTGGTACCAGGAAGGCCTGAACGCCTTCCTCAATACCTGTCCGACCGGCAACGCCTTGCAGCACCAGTTCGGCCCGCGCCTGTTGACGTTACTGGCCGCCAATGACAGCAGCGCCTGGAACGCCTTGGTCGCTGAGGCCCGCGCCGAGCGCGAGCGCCTGGAAGCCGAGCTGCACACGGGGCGCGACCGCCTGCTGGAGCTCAACTCCGGTGGCGCCGGCGAAGGCGAGGCACTGGTCGAAGCCATTCTCGAGCAGGACGACCAGTTCGCCCTGCCCATCTACATGGAAACCTTGTTCGACGCTTTCGGCATCGACAGCGAGGACCATTCCGAGAACGCGCTGGTGCTCAAGCCCAGCGAAAAGATGCTCGATGCCAGCTTCCCACTGGGCGACGACGAAGGGGTGACCATCACCTACGACCGCGGCCAGGCACTGTCGCGCGAGGACATGCAGTTCCTCACCTGGGAGCACCCCATGGTGCAGGGCGGCATGGACCTGGTGCTGTCCGGCTCGATGGGCAATACCGCGGTAGCGCTGATCAAGAACAAGGCGCTCAAGCCCGGTACCGTGCTGCTCGAACTGCTGTACGTCAGCGAGGTGGTGGCGCCGCGCAGCCTGCAGTTGGGCCGCTACTTGCCTTCGGCGGCGCTGCGCTGTCTGCTCGATGCCAACGGCAATGACCTGGCGGCGCGGGTGGCCTTCGAAACACTCAACGACCAGCTCGAAAGCGTGCCCAGGGCCAGCGCCAACAAGTTCATCCAGGCCCAGCGCGAGGTGCTGGCCAAGCGCATTGCCGCTGGCGAAGCCAAGGTACTGCCGGTGCACGACGAGCGCGTCGCCGAAGCGCAACGCCGCCTGAGTGCCGAGGCCGACGAGGAACTGGCACGCCTGACCGCGCTCAAGGCGGTCAACCCGAGCGTGCGTGACAGCGAGATCGATGCGCTGCGCCTGCAGCGCGAGCAGGGTCTGGCAATGCTCGACAAGGCCGCTCTGCGCCTGGAAGCGATTCGCGTGCTGGTCGCCGGCTGA
- a CDS encoding M949_RS01915 family surface polysaccharide biosynthesis protein produces the protein MPVTHRWLNLSLALGSLALVAACEQKKSFEILAPLPVDQLQALDVQSPLKSVHFRDREGEGLLVLSRLDGQAVEPGSEQEVDKVVLKATLYGRDNDREAFKPRWQIDQQTTCPGLDLDVDFYTDVSDVTDLDNNGVAEVTVASHAFCGGGIDPHDITIEMHQGQAVYGIHGQSLISPAGEEPIGGEREDSASLKDAPPVLREHLDAVWQQVYKRPWSDASGPVDDDSDDESE, from the coding sequence ATGCCTGTCACCCACCGCTGGTTGAATCTTTCCCTGGCCCTGGGCAGCCTGGCCCTGGTCGCTGCCTGCGAGCAGAAGAAGAGTTTCGAAATCCTGGCCCCGTTGCCGGTCGACCAGCTCCAGGCGCTGGACGTGCAGTCGCCGCTCAAGAGCGTTCATTTCCGCGACCGTGAGGGCGAGGGGCTGCTGGTACTGAGTCGGCTCGACGGCCAGGCCGTCGAGCCGGGCAGCGAGCAAGAAGTGGACAAGGTGGTGCTCAAGGCCACGCTGTATGGCCGTGACAACGACCGTGAGGCGTTCAAGCCGCGTTGGCAGATCGATCAGCAGACCACCTGTCCGGGGCTCGACCTGGACGTCGACTTCTACACCGATGTCAGCGATGTCACGGACCTGGACAATAACGGTGTCGCCGAAGTCACCGTGGCCAGCCACGCGTTCTGCGGCGGTGGCATCGACCCGCACGACATCACCATCGAGATGCATCAGGGCCAGGCGGTCTACGGTATCCACGGTCAGTCGCTGATCAGCCCCGCAGGCGAAGAGCCGATCGGCGGCGAGCGCGAAGACAGTGCCTCGCTCAAGGATGCGCCGCCCGTGCTGCGTGAGCACCTGGATGCGGTCTGGCAGCAGGTCTATAAACGTCCCTGGAGCGACGCTAGCGGCCCGGTCGACGATGATTCCGATGACGAAAGCGAGTAA
- the ccoM gene encoding cytochrome c oxidase subunit CcoM: protein MFFDNVVIAGVVTVGLMVVFFAGLGIFIWKDANKRK, encoded by the coding sequence ATGTTTTTCGACAACGTGGTGATCGCCGGTGTGGTGACGGTCGGATTGATGGTGGTGTTCTTTGCCGGTCTAGGGATTTTCATCTGGAAGGATGCGAACAAGCGCAAGTAG